A window of Actinomadura rubteroloni contains these coding sequences:
- a CDS encoding ATP-binding protein encodes MGTGGTRRAVLRRWWDGQGALPTTPAGVEWCAVAVVVGVRAVNLAQLAVAFPQAQAQATRPGVFAAVLGGYLAESAVVAVLVLRAGSYRNRPLAWADTGAACLVLLAQPAFSSAADRTGSWTAFGFACTLSTAVGAAVAFGRRRETALVVALLAGCYLGTSLDVPAAHRSTVLGNAVAYAGFAALGRLLTGYLRRLAADAERARAEAARAAAETARLRELERQRVLLHDNVGVLRLLAGGTVPAALDGPLRAQAEALANRVRAFLDEPDRVPDGATLVGAVRAAAGEYADLPLEVVTDLADGVVLDPATARAVRAAVATLLANVRLHAGASSVVVHADADPDEGEWEVTVADDGRGFDPATAPRGFGLGVAAGSALAAHGVTVHVRSLPSRPPAPGDGTRVTLRGALR; translated from the coding sequence ATGGGAACGGGCGGAACGCGGCGGGCCGTGCTGCGGCGGTGGTGGGACGGGCAGGGCGCGCTGCCGACCACGCCCGCCGGGGTCGAGTGGTGCGCGGTCGCCGTGGTCGTGGGCGTCCGGGCGGTCAACCTGGCGCAGCTCGCCGTCGCGTTCCCGCAGGCACAGGCTCAGGCGACGCGGCCGGGGGTGTTCGCGGCCGTGCTCGGCGGTTATCTCGCCGAGTCGGCGGTGGTCGCGGTGCTCGTGCTGCGCGCCGGTTCGTACCGCAACCGTCCGCTGGCCTGGGCGGATACCGGCGCGGCCTGCCTGGTGCTACTGGCGCAGCCCGCGTTCAGCTCGGCCGCCGACCGCACCGGGAGCTGGACCGCGTTCGGGTTCGCCTGCACGCTGAGCACGGCCGTCGGCGCGGCCGTCGCGTTCGGCCGGCGGCGGGAGACCGCGCTCGTCGTCGCGCTGCTCGCCGGGTGCTATCTGGGCACGTCGCTGGACGTCCCCGCCGCCCATCGCTCGACGGTGCTCGGCAACGCCGTCGCGTACGCCGGGTTCGCGGCGCTGGGCCGCCTTCTCACCGGCTACCTGCGGCGGCTCGCCGCCGACGCCGAGCGGGCGCGGGCCGAGGCGGCGCGGGCCGCCGCCGAGACGGCGCGGCTGCGCGAGCTGGAGCGGCAGCGCGTCCTGCTGCACGACAACGTCGGCGTCCTGCGGCTGCTCGCGGGTGGAACGGTCCCGGCCGCGCTGGACGGACCGCTGCGCGCCCAGGCCGAGGCGCTCGCCAACCGCGTCCGCGCCTTCCTGGACGAACCCGACCGCGTCCCCGACGGCGCCACGCTCGTCGGCGCGGTGCGCGCGGCGGCGGGCGAGTACGCCGACCTGCCGCTGGAGGTCGTCACCGACCTCGCCGACGGCGTCGTCCTGGACCCGGCGACGGCGCGGGCCGTCCGGGCAGCCGTGGCGACGCTGCTGGCGAACGTCCGGCTGCACGCGGGCGCGTCGTCGGTGGTCGTCCACGCCGACGCCGACCCCGACGAAGGCGAGTGGGAGGTCACCGTCGCCGACGACGGGCGCGGGTTCGACCCCGCCACCGCGCCGCGCGGGTTCGGGCTCGGCGTGGCGGCCGGGTCCGCGCTCGCCGCGCACGGCGTCACCGTCCACGTCCGCTCGCTGCCGTCCCGGCCTCCCGCGCCCGGCGACGGGACGCGCGTCACGCTGCGCGGGGCCCTGCGGTGA
- a CDS encoding LuxR C-terminal-related transcriptional regulator: protein MNVRAVVIDDDTLIRDGLARLVPGLDVVAAFAGVPGFLAAAPPADVVLLDLALAGTGARPGPRGPDAVAAVAGAGFRVLVYTGERRRAVLVACLHAGARGIVHKAEPLDALASAAADVAAGRIVITQALTGLAELAGRRGALPSLSPRERQVLAGRARGESFRSIAARLFVTERTAAGYMDQVKAKFAAYLRDHSPADLEHALGLEPLGLTDRPPA, encoded by the coding sequence GTGAACGTCCGCGCCGTCGTGATCGACGACGACACGCTGATCCGGGACGGGCTGGCGCGGCTCGTCCCCGGGCTGGACGTGGTTGCCGCGTTCGCCGGCGTCCCCGGCTTCCTCGCCGCCGCGCCGCCCGCCGACGTCGTGCTCCTCGACCTCGCGCTCGCCGGGACGGGCGCCCGGCCGGGCCCGCGCGGCCCGGACGCCGTCGCGGCGGTCGCGGGCGCCGGGTTCCGCGTCCTCGTCTACACCGGGGAGCGGCGGCGGGCGGTGCTCGTCGCGTGCCTGCACGCGGGAGCGCGCGGGATCGTCCACAAGGCCGAGCCGCTGGACGCGCTCGCGAGTGCCGCCGCCGACGTCGCCGCCGGGCGGATCGTCATCACGCAGGCGCTGACCGGGCTCGCCGAACTGGCCGGACGGCGCGGCGCCCTGCCGTCCCTGTCGCCGCGCGAACGGCAGGTCCTCGCCGGGCGGGCGCGCGGCGAGTCGTTCCGGAGCATCGCCGCGCGGCTGTTCGTCACCGAGAGGACCGCCGCCGGATACATGGACCAGGTGAAGGCGAAGTTCGCCGCCTACCTGCGCGACCACTCCCCCGCCGACCTGGAGCACGCCCTCGGGCTGGAACCGCTCGGCCTCACCGACCGTCCCCCCGCCTGA
- a CDS encoding class I SAM-dependent methyltransferase — protein sequence MDEPWNHNVHYHPLVVGFVPDGCGRALDVGCGDGTLIRKLAARARDVTGVDRSPEMIAAARARCGDLPHARFAETDFPGTDPDLFAPGSYDFISAVAVLHHLDLPSALRAMAGLLAPGGRLAIIGLARTASPLDWVLGAAQFPAVRVVDALHGGARTAAAMPVRDPREPWSEVRRTSRRVLPGSRFRRHLLWRYSLLWQKP from the coding sequence ATGGACGAGCCGTGGAACCACAACGTCCACTACCACCCGCTCGTGGTCGGCTTCGTGCCGGACGGCTGCGGGCGGGCGCTGGACGTCGGCTGCGGAGACGGAACACTGATCCGCAAGCTCGCCGCCCGCGCGCGGGACGTGACGGGCGTCGACCGCTCACCGGAGATGATCGCGGCGGCGCGGGCGCGGTGCGGCGACCTCCCGCACGCGCGCTTCGCCGAGACGGACTTCCCCGGGACCGACCCGGACCTCTTCGCACCCGGTTCCTACGACTTCATCAGCGCCGTGGCCGTCCTGCACCACCTGGACCTGCCGTCGGCGCTGCGGGCGATGGCCGGACTCCTGGCCCCGGGCGGCCGACTGGCGATCATCGGCCTGGCCCGGACCGCGAGCCCCCTGGACTGGGTACTGGGCGCGGCGCAGTTTCCGGCCGTCCGGGTCGTGGACGCCCTGCACGGCGGCGCCCGGACGGCCGCCGCGATGCCCGTCCGCGACCCGCGCGAGCCCTGGTCGGAGGTGCGCCGGACGTCGCGCCGCGTCCTGCCCGGCAGCCGTTTCCGCCGCCACCTGCTCTGGCGCTACTCCCTGCTCTGGCAGAAGCCCTGA
- a CDS encoding cyclase family protein gives MTERTMPTQDDVLGYFDTLSNWGRWGDDDERGTLNHITDEVRLAAARAVRHGRSVSCAWDVAVPAEMERSTTACPCAADMPGAEHMPSPTFPNDRRWGFSSERLGMTFHGNTVTHVDSPCHIFWDGAMYNGRSHALVDPATGSGWAAVTAAADGIVTRGVLLDVANVRGVPWLEPGDGVFPEDLVEAERRQGVRVGPGDAVLLRTGYGRHRHENGPSGGFTQAGWHASCLPWLHERQVALIGADTPQDVQPSGYRDVLMPVHAVGLVAMGLWLLDNCDLEACAATAAELGQWDFQLAVAPVRFAGTSGSPVNPIATF, from the coding sequence ATGACAGAGCGAACGATGCCCACGCAGGACGACGTGCTCGGGTACTTCGACACGTTGTCGAACTGGGGGCGGTGGGGCGACGACGACGAGCGCGGCACGCTGAACCACATCACCGACGAGGTCCGGCTGGCGGCGGCGCGGGCGGTGCGCCACGGCCGGAGCGTGTCGTGCGCCTGGGACGTCGCCGTGCCGGCCGAGATGGAGCGGTCGACGACGGCGTGCCCGTGCGCCGCCGACATGCCGGGCGCCGAGCACATGCCGTCGCCCACGTTCCCCAACGACCGGCGCTGGGGCTTCTCGTCCGAGCGGCTCGGGATGACCTTCCACGGCAATACCGTCACCCACGTCGACTCGCCGTGCCACATCTTCTGGGACGGCGCGATGTACAACGGGCGGTCGCACGCGCTGGTCGACCCCGCCACGGGATCGGGGTGGGCGGCCGTCACGGCGGCGGCGGACGGGATCGTCACGCGCGGCGTCCTGCTGGACGTCGCGAACGTTCGCGGTGTGCCGTGGCTGGAGCCGGGCGACGGCGTGTTCCCCGAGGATCTGGTGGAGGCCGAGCGCCGCCAGGGCGTGCGGGTGGGGCCCGGCGACGCGGTGCTCCTGCGGACCGGGTACGGCCGCCACCGGCACGAGAACGGCCCGAGCGGCGGCTTCACGCAGGCCGGCTGGCATGCGTCCTGCCTGCCGTGGCTGCACGAACGCCAGGTCGCGCTGATCGGCGCCGACACCCCGCAGGACGTTCAGCCGTCGGGGTACCGGGACGTGCTGATGCCGGTCCACGCGGTGGGCCTCGTCGCGATGGGCCTCTGGCTGCTGGACAACTGCGACCTGGAGGCGTGCGCGGCGACGGCCGCCGAACTCGGCCAGTGGGACTTCCAGCTCGCGGTCGCGCCGGTCCGCTTCGCCGGGACGTCCGGCAGCCCGGTCAACCCGATCGCCACCTTCTGA
- the uvrB gene encoding excinuclease ABC subunit UvrB, which translates to MRPVTDLKRRVAPIEVVTEMKPSGDQPQAIEKLAARVRRGEKDSVLLGATGTGKTATVAWLAEQVQRPMLVMQPNKTLAAQFANELREMLPNNAVEYFVSYYDYYQPEAYIPQTDTYIEKDSSINDEVDRLRHSATNSLLTRRDTIVVASVSCIYGLGTPQEYVDRMVTLRVGQEIERDKLLRDLVAMQYSRNDLAFTRGTFRVRGDTIEIIPQYEELAVRIEMFGDEIEKLATLHPLTGEVLSEDEELYVFPASHYVAGPERMERAIRDIEAELTETLAVMEAQNKLLEAQRLRMRTTYDIEMMRQVGTSSGIENYSRHIDGRAAGTAPNTLLDYFPEDFLLVIDESHQTVPQIGAMYEGDASRKRMLVEHGFRLPSAMDNRPLKWEEFLERIGQTIYLSATPGPYEMGRVQGDVVEQVIRPTGLVDPQIVVKPTKGQIDDLVHEIRERTERDERVLVTTLTKKMAEDLTDYLLELGIQVRYLHSEVDTLRRIELLRELRSGDFDVLVGINLLREGLDLPEVSLVAILDADKEGFLRSETSLIQTIGRAARNVSGQVHMYADKITPSMQRAIEETDRRRAKQEAYNAEHGIEPRALRKRIADILDSLAREDADTETLIGGAGRQQSRGKAPVPGLASRTREAGRHAADLVGERPRAELESLIQQMTEQMHQAAADLQFELAARLRDEIKELKRELREMKEAGVS; encoded by the coding sequence ATGCGGCCTGTCACGGACCTGAAGCGCCGTGTGGCGCCCATCGAGGTCGTCACGGAGATGAAGCCCTCGGGCGACCAGCCCCAGGCGATCGAGAAGCTCGCGGCGCGCGTCCGGCGCGGCGAGAAGGACTCGGTGCTGCTCGGCGCCACCGGCACCGGCAAGACCGCCACGGTCGCCTGGCTCGCCGAGCAGGTGCAGCGGCCGATGCTGGTCATGCAGCCGAACAAGACGCTCGCGGCGCAGTTCGCCAACGAGCTGCGCGAGATGCTGCCCAACAACGCCGTCGAGTACTTCGTCTCGTACTACGACTACTACCAGCCCGAGGCGTACATCCCGCAGACCGACACCTACATCGAGAAGGACTCCTCGATCAACGACGAGGTGGACCGGCTGCGCCACTCGGCGACGAACTCGCTGCTCACCCGGCGGGACACGATCGTCGTCGCGTCGGTGTCGTGCATCTACGGCCTCGGCACGCCGCAGGAGTACGTGGACCGGATGGTCACGCTGCGGGTCGGGCAGGAGATCGAGCGCGACAAGCTGCTCCGCGACCTGGTCGCGATGCAGTACAGCCGCAACGACCTGGCGTTCACGCGCGGCACGTTCCGCGTCCGGGGCGACACGATCGAGATCATCCCGCAGTACGAGGAACTGGCCGTCCGGATCGAGATGTTCGGCGACGAGATCGAGAAGCTCGCCACCCTCCATCCGCTGACCGGCGAGGTGCTGTCGGAGGACGAGGAACTGTACGTCTTCCCGGCGTCGCACTATGTCGCCGGTCCCGAGCGGATGGAACGGGCGATCCGCGACATCGAGGCCGAGCTGACGGAGACGTTGGCCGTGATGGAGGCGCAGAACAAGCTGCTGGAGGCGCAGCGGCTCCGGATGCGCACCACCTACGACATCGAGATGATGCGGCAGGTCGGCACGTCGTCGGGCATCGAGAACTACTCGCGGCACATCGACGGCCGCGCGGCCGGGACGGCGCCGAACACGCTGCTGGACTACTTCCCCGAGGACTTCCTGCTCGTCATCGACGAGTCGCACCAGACCGTCCCGCAGATCGGCGCGATGTACGAGGGCGACGCGTCCCGCAAGCGGATGCTGGTCGAGCACGGCTTCCGGCTGCCGTCGGCGATGGACAACCGGCCGCTGAAGTGGGAGGAGTTCCTGGAGCGCATCGGGCAGACGATCTACCTGTCCGCGACGCCCGGGCCGTACGAGATGGGCCGGGTCCAGGGCGACGTGGTGGAGCAGGTCATCCGCCCGACGGGCCTGGTCGACCCGCAGATCGTCGTGAAGCCCACCAAGGGGCAGATCGACGACCTCGTCCACGAGATCCGCGAGCGCACCGAACGGGACGAGCGCGTCCTGGTCACCACGCTCACCAAGAAGATGGCCGAGGACCTCACCGACTACCTGCTCGAACTCGGCATCCAGGTCCGCTACCTGCACAGCGAGGTCGACACGCTGCGGCGGATCGAGCTGCTGCGCGAGCTGCGCTCGGGCGACTTCGACGTCCTCGTCGGGATCAACCTGCTGCGCGAGGGCCTCGACCTGCCCGAGGTGTCGCTGGTCGCGATCCTGGACGCCGACAAGGAGGGCTTCCTGCGGTCGGAGACGTCGCTGATCCAGACGATCGGCCGCGCGGCCCGGAACGTGTCCGGCCAGGTCCACATGTACGCCGACAAGATCACGCCGTCCATGCAGCGGGCGATCGAGGAGACCGACCGGCGCCGCGCCAAGCAGGAGGCCTACAACGCCGAGCACGGCATCGAGCCGCGGGCGCTGCGCAAGCGCATCGCCGACATTCTCGACTCCCTCGCCCGCGAGGACGCCGACACCGAGACGCTGATCGGCGGCGCGGGACGGCAGCAGAGCCGGGGGAAGGCGCCCGTCCCCGGGCTGGCGTCCCGCACCCGCGAGGCGGGCCGGCACGCCGCCGACCTCGTCGGCGAGCGCCCGCGCGCCGAACTGGAGTCGCTGATCCAGCAGATGACCGAGCAGATGCACCAGGCCGCCGCCGACCTGCAGTTCGAACTCGCCGCTCGTCTCCGCGACGAGATCAAGGAGCTGAAGCGCGAACTGCGCGAGATGAAGGAAGCGGGCGTGAGCTGA
- a CDS encoding sensor histidine kinase, giving the protein MHGRGFDAPPRAAASPPGRTPARARILAVLAPCARALRWPTVRSAVLDIALAVGFAVVDGLFLYFAYRHFWLPPVVVAACGAVAALAIVVRRRFPVTLALFSLVFGTATGGAGFAVLVILYSLGAYAPSRRTALAVTGAGYAVSLVFTGPTDADGSFVAQAGFGLAFSALPLVLGLYMGARKQLLASLQERAARLEREQGLLAERARAEERTRIAREMHDVVANRVSVMVVHAGALRAIAGRDPERAAETAVVIGEMGRQALQELRQVVGVLRQGEEAMSSDVPGVSEVRDLVGQSTATGLRVELDVHGEERPMPPAVGRTVYRIVQEALTNVHKHAGDAATSVALRILPEAVEVEIVNEPPRARPQHGLPSGGNGLVGLRERVTALGGRFAAGPGARGGYAVTARLPLPAS; this is encoded by the coding sequence ATGCACGGGCGGGGGTTCGACGCACCGCCCCGGGCGGCAGCGTCGCCGCCGGGGCGCACGCCTGCCCGTGCCCGGATCCTCGCCGTCCTCGCCCCGTGCGCCCGCGCGCTGCGCTGGCCGACGGTCCGGTCGGCGGTCCTGGACATCGCGCTCGCCGTCGGGTTCGCCGTCGTGGACGGGCTGTTCCTCTACTTCGCCTACCGGCACTTCTGGCTGCCGCCCGTGGTCGTCGCGGCGTGCGGCGCGGTCGCGGCGCTGGCGATCGTCGTCCGGCGCCGGTTCCCGGTCACGCTCGCACTGTTCTCCCTGGTGTTCGGGACGGCCACCGGCGGCGCGGGCTTCGCCGTGCTCGTCATCCTGTACTCGCTCGGCGCGTACGCGCCGTCGCGGCGGACCGCCCTGGCCGTCACCGGGGCGGGCTACGCGGTGTCGCTGGTGTTCACCGGCCCCACGGACGCGGACGGGTCGTTCGTCGCGCAGGCCGGGTTCGGGCTGGCGTTCAGCGCGCTGCCGCTCGTCCTCGGCCTCTACATGGGGGCGCGCAAGCAGCTCCTCGCCTCGCTGCAGGAGCGCGCCGCGCGGCTGGAGCGCGAGCAGGGGCTGCTCGCCGAGCGCGCCCGCGCCGAGGAGCGGACGCGCATCGCCCGCGAGATGCACGACGTCGTCGCCAACCGCGTCAGCGTCATGGTCGTCCACGCCGGGGCGCTGCGCGCCATCGCCGGCCGCGACCCCGAGCGCGCCGCCGAGACGGCCGTGGTGATCGGCGAGATGGGCCGGCAGGCGCTCCAGGAACTGCGCCAGGTCGTCGGGGTGCTGCGGCAGGGCGAGGAGGCCATGTCGTCGGACGTGCCGGGCGTCTCGGAGGTCCGCGACCTGGTCGGGCAGTCCACCGCGACCGGGCTGCGGGTGGAGCTGGACGTCCACGGGGAGGAGCGGCCCATGCCGCCCGCCGTCGGACGGACGGTCTACCGCATCGTCCAGGAGGCGCTGACGAACGTCCACAAGCACGCCGGGGACGCCGCCACGTCCGTCGCGCTGCGGATCCTGCCCGAGGCCGTCGAGGTGGAGATCGTCAACGAGCCGCCGCGCGCCCGGCCCCAGCACGGCCTGCCGAGCGGCGGGAACGGCCTGGTCGGGCTCCGCGAGCGGGTCACCGCGCTCGGCGGGCGGTTCGCCGCCGGGCCCGGGGCGCGCGGCGGCTACGCCGTCACCGCCCGGCTGCCGCTTCCGGCGTCCTGA
- a CDS encoding phosphodiester glycosidase family protein: MKRFAAGVLVVVVGGAAPAAAGGPPSARTFDGAGSGERPDARRTVTSARAVVAPRYTSASRIAAGAVLRTFETSGSAGKVRGVLVEVNLRARRVNLGLLHPPSVAARRTVSAMAASGRAVAGVNGDFFDITTTGASNGPEIDGGRPLKAAVPDGQRFGPQPPPSATTEDVIGVGADRRAYITRLHLTGSVRSGGVKVALRGLNQYALPVGGAGAFTSAWGAASRRRAVCGTDSDRGGPCSSDTAEVAVRGGRVVTVKTSVGGGAIPKGTTVLVGRDGAARSLRKLRPGARVSVGYRLSGPHKLRFAVGGFPILRDGEPSDGLVPGGAAPRTAAGVSRDGRRVYLVVVDGRSEDSGGLTLGELSALLARTGADDAVNLDGGGSSALVARAPGARGTTVRNHPSDGSERAVANGIGVFTR, from the coding sequence ATGAAGAGGTTCGCTGCCGGTGTCCTGGTGGTCGTCGTGGGCGGGGCGGCGCCCGCCGCGGCCGGCGGCCCGCCGTCCGCCCGGACCTTCGACGGCGCCGGCTCGGGCGAGCGGCCCGACGCCCGCCGGACCGTCACGTCCGCGCGGGCGGTCGTCGCGCCGCGCTACACGTCCGCGTCCCGGATCGCGGCCGGCGCGGTGCTGCGGACGTTCGAGACGTCCGGGTCCGCGGGGAAGGTCCGCGGCGTCCTGGTCGAGGTGAACCTCCGTGCGCGCCGGGTGAACCTCGGGCTGCTGCACCCGCCGTCGGTCGCCGCGCGGCGGACGGTCTCGGCGATGGCCGCGTCCGGGCGGGCCGTCGCCGGGGTCAACGGCGACTTCTTCGACATCACCACGACCGGCGCGTCCAACGGGCCCGAGATCGACGGCGGGCGCCCGCTCAAGGCCGCCGTCCCCGACGGGCAGCGGTTCGGGCCGCAGCCGCCGCCGTCCGCCACCACCGAGGACGTCATCGGGGTGGGCGCCGACCGCCGCGCGTACATCACGCGCCTGCACCTCACCGGGAGCGTCCGGTCCGGCGGCGTGAAGGTCGCGCTGCGCGGCCTCAACCAGTACGCGCTGCCCGTCGGCGGGGCGGGCGCGTTCACGTCCGCGTGGGGCGCGGCGTCGCGGCGGCGCGCGGTCTGCGGCACCGACAGCGATCGCGGCGGGCCGTGCTCGTCCGACACCGCCGAGGTCGCCGTGCGCGGCGGACGCGTCGTCACCGTCAAGACGAGCGTCGGCGGCGGCGCGATCCCGAAGGGCACCACCGTCCTCGTCGGACGCGACGGCGCCGCGCGGTCGCTGCGCAAGCTGCGCCCCGGCGCCCGTGTCAGCGTCGGCTACCGGCTCAGCGGGCCGCACAAGCTGCGGTTCGCCGTCGGCGGGTTCCCGATCCTGCGCGACGGGGAGCCGTCGGACGGGCTCGTTCCCGGCGGCGCGGCCCCGCGCACGGCGGCGGGCGTCAGCCGCGACGGCCGCCGCGTCTACCTCGTCGTCGTGGACGGACGGTCCGAGGACAGCGGCGGCCTCACCCTCGGCGAACTGTCCGCGCTGCTCGCCCGCACCGGCGCCGACGACGCCGTGAACCTCGACGGCGGCGGCTCGTCCGCGCTCGTCGCGCGGGCGCCCGGCGCTCGCGGCACGACCGTCCGCAACCACCCGTCCGACGGGTCCGAGCGCGCCGTCGCCAACGGCATCGGCGTGTTCACCCGCTGA
- a CDS encoding ArsB/NhaD family transporter, with amino-acid sequence MAAVSYRPSLLDAIRVGVLALGLVFAATGLLPAADARASLDRIAPILLFLVGVIVLAELTKEAGVFDRIAGALARAGRGRYPALFLLCVAFAAVLTAFLNLDTTAVLLTPVMLALAARAGIAALPLAMTTVWLANTASLLLPVSNLTNLLAADRVALETPRFAARMWAPQLAVLAVTMALLWAVFWRRRTRGADRYDPPPPAPVGDRVLFGATSLACLLFVGAILAGVHTGFQLGIAAAVAAIIAVAAFAVRDRRALRPALIPWQLLVFVTGLFLVVPTLERFGLDDAMAALVGRDDGAAGALRAAFSGAGLSNVLNNLPAYVAGEAAVPAANHDQLLSLLIGTNVGPVIAPWGSLATLLWFEWCHRFDVKVPMVRFLLAGTALAVLGTAAATSALLLT; translated from the coding sequence ATGGCCGCCGTGTCCTACCGGCCGAGCCTGCTCGACGCGATCCGCGTCGGCGTCCTCGCGCTCGGCCTGGTCTTCGCGGCCACCGGGCTGCTGCCCGCCGCCGACGCCCGCGCCAGCCTGGACCGCATCGCCCCGATCCTGCTGTTCCTGGTCGGCGTGATCGTCCTCGCCGAGCTGACCAAGGAGGCGGGGGTCTTCGACCGCATCGCGGGCGCGCTGGCCCGCGCCGGACGCGGACGCTACCCCGCGCTGTTTTTGCTCTGCGTGGCGTTCGCGGCCGTCCTCACCGCGTTCCTCAACCTGGACACGACGGCCGTGCTGCTCACGCCCGTCATGCTCGCGCTCGCCGCCCGCGCCGGGATCGCCGCGCTGCCGCTCGCCATGACGACCGTGTGGCTCGCCAACACCGCGAGCCTCCTGCTCCCGGTGTCCAACCTGACGAACCTGCTCGCCGCCGACCGCGTCGCGCTGGAGACGCCCCGGTTCGCCGCGCGGATGTGGGCGCCGCAGCTCGCCGTCCTCGCGGTGACGATGGCGCTGCTGTGGGCCGTCTTCTGGCGGCGCCGGACGCGCGGCGCCGACCGCTACGACCCGCCGCCGCCCGCGCCCGTCGGCGACCGGGTCCTGTTCGGGGCGACGTCGCTGGCGTGCCTGCTGTTCGTCGGGGCGATCCTCGCGGGCGTCCACACCGGGTTCCAGCTCGGGATCGCCGCCGCCGTCGCCGCGATCATCGCCGTGGCCGCGTTCGCCGTCCGGGACCGGCGCGCGTTGCGGCCCGCGCTGATCCCCTGGCAGCTCCTCGTGTTCGTGACGGGCCTGTTCCTGGTCGTCCCGACGCTGGAGCGGTTCGGGCTGGACGACGCGATGGCCGCGCTCGTCGGCCGCGACGACGGCGCCGCGGGCGCGCTGCGGGCCGCGTTCTCCGGAGCGGGGCTGTCCAACGTCCTCAACAACCTGCCCGCGTACGTGGCGGGGGAGGCCGCCGTCCCGGCCGCCAACCACGACCAGCTCCTGTCGCTGCTCATCGGGACGAACGTCGGGCCGGTCATTGCGCCGTGGGGGTCGCTGGCCACGCTGCTGTGGTTCGAGTGGTGCCACCGGTTCGACGTCAAGGTGCCGATGGTCCGGTTCCTCCTGGCCGGGACGGCGCTCGCCGTGCTCGGCACCGCCGCCGCCACCTCCGCGCTTCTCCTGACCTAG